Proteins co-encoded in one Candidatus Neomarinimicrobiota bacterium genomic window:
- a CDS encoding lamin tail domain-containing protein gives MKRITIQSIFFLLMPYLAMAVDHLLINEIVLQPSAGEYIRITNPSSSTINLSDYYLTDATDTTTGKYYYNLPSGADYWSGGSTDFIARFPDTTISAGGSLILGLGRTIDYVTTYGSSPHLSLKDDMLNAVDGVTTIGGSPNVKLDNVAETLVLFSWDGTSTTVKDVEYLIWGTDNASAAVYMLDKRDVAGYLADTPVTSQSYMTTHTDGFKLIRNSLEGTETSSGGNGITGHDETSENLAHTWSVVDLTIVKPTISNIVATPSDPETTEDIIITADVTDASGLSTVTLTYTFPSATGSPTSVAMTATGANSYTVTIPATNAAGTMAYYIVAVNTSGLSRTSSIKGITIADPPPPVTIQTIRDNFSSYSGTIVNLNVVVAIGSGITRTDRTEAYVQDESGYGIVLSATGLLNPALVQGDSINLVGEVSEYNGTKQIINFSSTSLATGRPVPGIRTITSAELAADANQGSFVKVWGAVQSRSDGVGGGSNVGLEDADGLLTVRIWDTTHLLDDPTADSLLQVGNLVQVFGIASQYNGDGQLLAAYASDIQPYQEGEESEGGTSLTVAPYPFVPQLAEKIQYTYKFPANSRVTLRIFDMSGHIVTTLFEDYRSLALEVTKTWNGRNEIYQVVAPGTYIMHLETVNRSTGEILTDMAPVVIGSR, from the coding sequence ATGAAGAGAATAACAATTCAAAGCATATTTTTTCTGCTCATGCCCTATCTGGCCATGGCGGTTGATCATCTCTTGATCAATGAGATTGTATTACAGCCCTCAGCAGGTGAATACATCCGCATCACCAACCCGAGTAGCAGCACTATCAATCTCAGCGATTACTATCTGACAGATGCTACCGATACAACCACTGGAAAATATTATTATAATCTGCCCTCTGGCGCCGATTATTGGTCGGGTGGCTCCACAGATTTTATAGCGCGCTTCCCTGATACTACGATTTCAGCTGGGGGTTCACTTATTCTTGGGTTGGGTCGAACAATTGATTATGTAACAACCTATGGGTCATCTCCTCATCTTTCATTAAAGGACGATATGCTGAATGCAGTGGACGGGGTTACCACCATTGGTGGTTCACCCAATGTCAAACTTGACAATGTGGCTGAAACCCTGGTCTTATTTTCCTGGGATGGCACCTCAACCACGGTGAAGGATGTGGAATATCTGATCTGGGGAACGGATAATGCTTCAGCAGCAGTTTACATGCTGGATAAGCGTGATGTCGCTGGGTATCTGGCAGATACCCCCGTGACAAGCCAGTCCTATATGACAACCCACACCGATGGATTCAAGCTCATCAGAAATAGCCTGGAGGGGACTGAAACCAGCAGTGGAGGTAATGGTATCACGGGTCATGATGAGACCAGTGAAAATTTGGCTCATACCTGGTCCGTTGTTGACTTGACCATCGTAAAACCAACTATTTCCAACATTGTTGCCACACCATCAGATCCTGAAACAACTGAAGACATCATTATCACCGCTGATGTCACAGATGCCAGTGGTCTGAGCACGGTAACCCTGACCTATACTTTCCCATCAGCAACAGGCAGTCCCACCAGCGTGGCCATGACCGCAACAGGGGCGAATAGTTACACCGTCACGATTCCCGCCACCAATGCAGCTGGAACCATGGCCTACTATATAGTGGCCGTAAACACCAGTGGTCTATCTCGGACCAGTTCGATAAAAGGAATAACCATCGCCGATCCACCTCCACCGGTAACCATTCAGACCATTCGGGATAATTTTAGTAGCTATTCTGGCACCATCGTGAATTTGAATGTTGTGGTAGCGATAGGTTCTGGAATTACCAGAACTGACAGAACAGAAGCTTATGTCCAGGATGAATCTGGCTATGGTATAGTGCTGTCAGCTACGGGACTTTTAAATCCAGCCCTGGTTCAGGGTGACTCCATCAACCTGGTTGGTGAGGTGTCTGAGTATAATGGGACCAAACAAATAATTAATTTTTCAAGTACATCTCTTGCTACAGGTAGGCCTGTACCAGGTATCAGAACCATTACCAGTGCTGAGCTGGCTGCTGATGCAAATCAGGGTAGTTTTGTCAAAGTCTGGGGCGCTGTCCAATCCAGAAGTGATGGTGTCGGTGGTGGATCTAATGTTGGTTTGGAGGATGCTGATGGCCTGCTTACTGTTAGAATTTGGGATACAACACACCTACTGGATGATCCCACTGCCGATAGTTTGCTCCAGGTAGGCAATCTGGTCCAGGTATTCGGTATTGCCAGTCAATACAATGGAGATGGTCAGCTCCTGGCAGCCTACGCCAGTGACATACAACCTTACCAGGAAGGTGAGGAGAGTGAGGGTGGAACCAGTCTTACAGTTGCTCCTTATCCCTTTGTACCACAATTGGCCGAAAAAATTCAATACACCTATAAATTTCCTGCAAACTCTCGGGTGACTCTCAGAATCTTTGATATGTCTGGACACATTGTAACCACACTTTTTGAAGATTATCGAAGTTTGGCACTTGAGGTGACAAAAACCTGGAACGGTCGCAATGAAATCTATCAGGTTGTGGCGCCAGGGACCTATATCATGCATCTGGAAACAGTAAATCGGTCAACAGGTGAGATTTTGACAGATATGGCTCCTGTAGTCATCGGGAGTAGATAA